From a region of the Euwallacea similis isolate ESF13 chromosome 3, ESF131.1, whole genome shotgun sequence genome:
- the LOC136419626 gene encoding arf-GAP domain and FG repeat-containing protein 1-like isoform X2, with protein MASSRKKQDELNLKTLRELVALPQNKFCFDCGQRGPTYVNITVGSFVCTKCSGILRGITPPHRVKSISMATFTPEEIDTIRNKGNDHCRNVWLGLYEGTPRVFSDEQQVRDFMLEKYEKKRYYIEVTMTKPEVPDTRPWTTPSVNGTSKLPINGTKNGLNKNLSNTIGTNGMTRSRPEVKNLNHQNGLNNNLGNSFAVDFDNADIFSNTSSPSSTGSQNGFADFEHNQVYNANSSSSTNNANEGEFSIFDLHFSSLGPTLNQVPLFPKCTPSNRWSMPPQSNLNAWATQQMPVNLQNGTPGGATLANSTPPAAQDKYAALKDLDNEMKQQQHQDMWSTSNTGSTGSLYSSSTPNTGSLYGSPSPQGSIFGSPSQDSQMPNPFGNSNSASSWTNNGFTSNGFPGACNGFNNNLNGMNGTNGGGSQTGYANPFREQLNKANGLFNGFQPVFPSNTLTTGSTWGGNPFKQMGAVTTSANPNNPFL; from the exons ATGGCTTCATCCCGTAAAAAACAGGACGAACTCAACTTAAAAACTCTGAGGGAACTGGTAGCCCTGCCCCAAAACAAGTTCTGCTTCGATTGCGGTCAGAGGGGCCCTACGTACGTGAACATCACAGTGGGGTCTTTTGTGTGCACCAAGTGTTCTGGGATTTT ACGCGGCATTACTCCTCCCCACAGAGTGAAATCCATATCCATGGCGACATTCACACCAGAGGAAATAGACACTATTAGGAACAAAGGAAACGACCACTGCCGGAACGTGTGGTTGGGCCTGTATGAAGGGACTCCACGGGTCTTCTCGGACGAGCAGCAAGTTAGGGATTTCATGTTGGAGAAATACGAGAAGAAAAG GTACTATATCGAGGTAACCATGACAAAACCCGAGGTGCCAGACACCAGGCCTTGGACGACGCCTTCTGTGAATGGTACCAGCAAATTACCCATCAATGGAACCAAGAATGGATTGAACAAAAACCTCTCCAACACGATTGGCACCAACGGAATGACGAGAAGTCGGCCGGAAGTGAAGAACCTTAACCATCAAAACGGccttaacaataatttaggGAATAGTTTCGCTGTAGATTTCGATAATGCTGATATATTTAG TAATACATCTTCCCCGTCCAGCACAGGGTCCCAAAACGGGTTCGCGGATTTCGAACACAATCAAGTGTACAACGCTAATAGTAGTAGTTCGACAAATAATG CCAACGAGGGGGAGTTTAGCATATTCGACCTGCACTTTTCCAGTCTCGGTCCGACCCTGAACCAGGTGCCCCTATTCCCCAAGTGCACCCCATCGAATCGATGGA GCATGCCTCCTCAATCAAACTTGAATGCTTGGGCGACCCAGCAAATGCCTGTTAATCTGCAAAACGGCACCCCCGGAGGAGCTACTTTGGCCAACTCAACTCCACCTGCTGCTCAAGACAAATACGCAGCCCTTAAGGATCTAGACAATGAAATGAAGCAGCAACAGCACCAG gaTATGTGGTCCACTTCAAACACCGGATCAACAGGGTCTTTGTACAGTTCATCTACCCCTAATACTGGGTCGTTGTATGGATCTCCCTCTCCTCAAGGGTCAATTTTCGGGTCACCTAGTCAAG ATTCGCAAATGCCGAATCCTTTCGGCAATAGCAACTCGGCGTCGTCATGGACCAACAATGGCTTTACATCCAACGGGTTTCCAGGAGCTTGTAATGggtttaataacaatttaaatggGATGAATGGAACCAACGGCGGGGGTTCCCAAACGGGCTACGCGAATCCTTTCAGGGAGCAGTTGAATAAGGCCAATGGGTTATTCAATGGGTTCCAGCCTGTGTTTCCCAGCAACACGCTGACGACTGGTAGCACTTGGGGTGGAAATCCCtttaag cAAATGGGCGCTGTGACCACATCTGCGAACCCCAACAATCCGTTTTTATGA
- the LOC136419919 gene encoding zinc finger protein 436-like isoform X2: protein MSQDFNKICRTCLLETTESKSLFIAQYINDEPVKLSDILSACASIQVSQSDHLPKQVCFECEQSILNTFTFQQQCQKSDSLLRAIELQVSSEEQLTLENNVAEPFNEDILNVLHNDDSNVNFEPHESDVIGPNDGRLCENDAGGDIQALNENQELKQRSTVDETLQPLFACEIKECFACFTSLIDLKRHKRTHFTKPNYCYLCHKTFSSSSTLSRHNASKHQPSKKIRTCNECGKSFARSDDLKRHIRVHTGEKPFSCEKCGKAFAQSFRLLEHMRSHSDVKNFICAVCGKGFARYTSLLAHNKTHNRHKSHECMKCGKMLCGAGSLAMHLKIHSGQKDYQCNFCNKTFTSSSNLVVHKRIHSGEKPYSCQTCGKSFPDNSRLSVHTRIHSGVKPYICTYCTRGCVTSTQLKRHMLTHTGDKPYNCEVCSKSFKRGEELKNHIKTHNEKSHVCLICDKAFFQKSSLKNHVMRIHTAEKPYSCNCCNESFSESSQYLIHKKANNCHLKGQSEPEINEQIL, encoded by the exons atgtctcaggattttaataaaatatgtagaaCATGCTTACTAGAAACTACTGAGTCCAAATCCCTGTTTATAGCCCAATATATCAATGACGAACCCGTAAAACTATCAGACATCCTTTCAGCTTGTGCATCCATCCag gTATCACAAAGCGACCATCTTCCCAAACAAGTCTGTTTCGAATGTGAACAGAGCATCCTCAACACCTTCACTTTCCAACAACAATGCCAGAAATCTGACTCTCTTTTACGTGCTATTGAACTACAAGTCTCTTCTGAGGAGCAACTCACACTTGAAAATAATGTTGCTGAGCCATTTaatgaagatattttaaatgtgctTCATAATGACGATAGTAATGTCAATTTTGAGCCACATGAAAGTGATGTGATTGGGCCTAATGATGGTcgtttatgtgaaaatgatgCTGGAGGAGATATTCAAGCATTAAATGAGAATCAGGAATTGAAACAAAGGAGCACAGTAGATGAGACTTTACAGCCATTGTTTGCCTGTGAAATTAAAGAGTGTTTTGCTTGCTTCACTAGCTTGATTGATTTAAAA CGCCACAAAAGAACTCATTTTACAAAACCAAACTATTGTTATCTTTGCCATAAAACCTTCTCTAGTTCCAGCACTTTATCTAGACATAATGCCAGCAAGCACCAACCTTCCAAGAAAATTCGTACATGCAACGAATGTGGGAAATCTTTTGCTAGGTCAGATGATTTAAAGAGACACATTCGAGTGCACACTGGGGAAAAACCATTCAGTTGTGagaaatgtggaaaagcaTTTGCACAGTCATTTAG GCTCTTGGAGCACATGCGATCTCACTCAGATGTTAAAAACTTCATTTGTGCTGTGTGTGGTAAAGGTTTTGCTCGATACACCAGTCTTCTTGCACATAATAAAACACACAACAGACATAAGTCACATGAGTGCatgaaatgtggaaaaat GTTATGTGGAGCTGGTTCTCTAGCAAtgcatttgaaaattcatagtGGGCAAAAGGATTATCAgtgcaatttttgtaataaaaccTTTACCTCCTCAAGTAATTTAGTTGTCCATAAGAGGATTCATTCTG GAGAGAAGCCCTACTCATGTCAAACATGTGGAAAGTCATTTCCTGATAATTCCAGATTAAGTGTGCACACACGTATACATag tgGTGTCAAACCATATATCTGTACTTACTGCACAAGAGGCTGTGTAACTTCAACTCAGTTAAAACGCCATATGCTCACACATACTGGCGACAAGCCCTATAATTGTGAGGTTTGTTCCAAGAGTTTTAAAAGGGGCGAGGAATTAAAGAATCATATTAAAACTCATAATG AGAAAAGCCATGTTTGTCTGATTTGTGACAAGGCATTCTTCCAAAAAAGCAGCCTAAAGAACCATGTTATGAGGATTCATACAG ctGAAAAGCCTTATTCCTGCAATTGCTGCAACGAATCTTTCTCGGAGTCTAGTCAGTATTTAATACACAAAAAAGCGAATAACTGCCACTTGAAAGGGCAATCTGAACCCGAAATAAATGAGCAAATATTGTAA
- the LOC136420089 gene encoding P2R1A-PPP2R2A-interacting phosphatase regulator 1 isoform X1, giving the protein MSSSNSAMDVDGAPGSAPGPLKRCSSAPMINEASSSTMSAVNSSSSTPCSHASFTNLFGFANPTRNRRHSASFSQMPGSPVSGLRRIHQLRQEEHEVTSNSRELAHEKEIHNAMQISQSWEDISLMNESPSDSKANRMGPIHVTLPPASFICNSPSPTRGYGFQSPTRRSFTRRSESPVSLLRPSPLGGAKRKLDERDVDFSVSPRPKRAYSYSMSDTRGLLSTTTNSLPGSLSSAGTPESLSSADSPGSGFAFRGVDSPSPTLQGSNQGEPMMVGKGDHDMAESPS; this is encoded by the exons ATGTCGTCCTCTAATTCTGCAATGGATGTTGATGGAGCCCCCGGAAGCGCCCCTGGCCCCTTGAAACGTTGCTCTAGTGCCCCTATGATAAATGAGGCTTCCAGCTCCACAATGAGTGCAGTTAATTCAAGCAGTTCCACTCCCTG TAGTCATGCCtcatttacaaatttatttggatTTGCTAACCCCACTAGAAATAGGCGCCATAGTGCCAGTTTCAGTCAAATGCCAGGATCACCA GTGTCTGGTTTACGCCGAATTCATCAACTGCGGCAAGAAGAGCACGAAGTAACCTCGAATTCCCGGGAACTGGCCCATGAAAAGGAAATTCACAATGCCATGCAGATCTCACAATCTTGGGAGGATATCTCTCTAATGAACGAATCTCCCAGCGACTCCAAAGCCAATAGAATGGGACCGATTCACGTCACTTTACCTCCTGCTAGTTTTATATGCAATTCTCCATCTCCTACCag AGGTTATGGGTTTCAAAGCCCTACTAGAAGGTCTTTTACACGCAGAAGTGAAAGTCCAGTTTCTCTACTGCGTCCCAGTCCTCTAGGTGGTGCTAAACGAAAACTTGACGAACGCGATGTGGACTTTTCTGTCAGTCCTAGACCTAAAAGAGCTTACAGTTACTCAATGAGCGACACTAGAGGATTACTATCTACCACCACAAACTCCTTGCCAG GTTCTCTAAGTTCCGCGGGCACTCCGGAAAGTCTTTCTAGTGCCGATTCTCCAGGTTCGGGGTTCGCCTTTCGGGGGGTCGATAGTCCTTCTCCGACGTTACAGGGGAGCAACCAGGGGGAGCCCATGATGGTGGGCAAAGGAGATCACGATATGGCAGAGAGTCCCagttaa
- the LOC136419626 gene encoding arf-GAP domain and FG repeat-containing protein 1-like isoform X3, protein MASSRKKQDELNLKTLRELVALPQNKFCFDCGQRGPTYVNITVGSFVCTKCSGILRGITPPHRVKSISMATFTPEEIDTIRNKGNDHCRNVWLGLYEGTPRVFSDEQQVRDFMLEKYEKKRYYIEVTMTKPEVPDTRPWTTPSVNGTSKLPINGTKNGLNKNLSNTIGTNGMTRSRPEVKNLNHQNGLNNNLGNSFAVDFDNADIFSNTSSPSSTGSQNGFADFEHNQVYNANSSSSTNNGMPPQSNLNAWATQQMPVNLQNGTPGGATLANSTPPAAQDKYAALKDLDNEMKQQQHQDMWSTSNTGSTGSLYSSSTPNTGSLYGSPSPQGSIFGSPSQGQFMTAFSNLQDSQMPNPFGNSNSASSWTNNGFTSNGFPGACNGFNNNLNGMNGTNGGGSQTGYANPFREQLNKANGLFNGFQPVFPSNTLTTGSTWGGNPFKQMGAVTTSANPNNPFL, encoded by the exons ATGGCTTCATCCCGTAAAAAACAGGACGAACTCAACTTAAAAACTCTGAGGGAACTGGTAGCCCTGCCCCAAAACAAGTTCTGCTTCGATTGCGGTCAGAGGGGCCCTACGTACGTGAACATCACAGTGGGGTCTTTTGTGTGCACCAAGTGTTCTGGGATTTT ACGCGGCATTACTCCTCCCCACAGAGTGAAATCCATATCCATGGCGACATTCACACCAGAGGAAATAGACACTATTAGGAACAAAGGAAACGACCACTGCCGGAACGTGTGGTTGGGCCTGTATGAAGGGACTCCACGGGTCTTCTCGGACGAGCAGCAAGTTAGGGATTTCATGTTGGAGAAATACGAGAAGAAAAG GTACTATATCGAGGTAACCATGACAAAACCCGAGGTGCCAGACACCAGGCCTTGGACGACGCCTTCTGTGAATGGTACCAGCAAATTACCCATCAATGGAACCAAGAATGGATTGAACAAAAACCTCTCCAACACGATTGGCACCAACGGAATGACGAGAAGTCGGCCGGAAGTGAAGAACCTTAACCATCAAAACGGccttaacaataatttaggGAATAGTTTCGCTGTAGATTTCGATAATGCTGATATATTTAG TAATACATCTTCCCCGTCCAGCACAGGGTCCCAAAACGGGTTCGCGGATTTCGAACACAATCAAGTGTACAACGCTAATAGTAGTAGTTCGACAAATAATG GCATGCCTCCTCAATCAAACTTGAATGCTTGGGCGACCCAGCAAATGCCTGTTAATCTGCAAAACGGCACCCCCGGAGGAGCTACTTTGGCCAACTCAACTCCACCTGCTGCTCAAGACAAATACGCAGCCCTTAAGGATCTAGACAATGAAATGAAGCAGCAACAGCACCAG gaTATGTGGTCCACTTCAAACACCGGATCAACAGGGTCTTTGTACAGTTCATCTACCCCTAATACTGGGTCGTTGTATGGATCTCCCTCTCCTCAAGGGTCAATTTTCGGGTCACCTAGTCAAG GCCAATTTATGACTGCATTTTCAAACCTTCAAGATTCGCAAATGCCGAATCCTTTCGGCAATAGCAACTCGGCGTCGTCATGGACCAACAATGGCTTTACATCCAACGGGTTTCCAGGAGCTTGTAATGggtttaataacaatttaaatggGATGAATGGAACCAACGGCGGGGGTTCCCAAACGGGCTACGCGAATCCTTTCAGGGAGCAGTTGAATAAGGCCAATGGGTTATTCAATGGGTTCCAGCCTGTGTTTCCCAGCAACACGCTGACGACTGGTAGCACTTGGGGTGGAAATCCCtttaag cAAATGGGCGCTGTGACCACATCTGCGAACCCCAACAATCCGTTTTTATGA
- the LOC136419626 gene encoding arf-GAP domain and FG repeat-containing protein 1-like isoform X4, which yields MATFTPEEIDTIRNKGNDHCRNVWLGLYEGTPRVFSDEQQVRDFMLEKYEKKRYYIEVTMTKPEVPDTRPWTTPSVNGTSKLPINGTKNGLNKNLSNTIGTNGMTRSRPEVKNLNHQNGLNNNLGNSFAVDFDNADIFSNTSSPSSTGSQNGFADFEHNQVYNANSSSSTNNANEGEFSIFDLHFSSLGPTLNQVPLFPKCTPSNRWSMPPQSNLNAWATQQMPVNLQNGTPGGATLANSTPPAAQDKYAALKDLDNEMKQQQHQDMWSTSNTGSTGSLYSSSTPNTGSLYGSPSPQGSIFGSPSQGQFMTAFSNLQDSQMPNPFGNSNSASSWTNNGFTSNGFPGACNGFNNNLNGMNGTNGGGSQTGYANPFREQLNKANGLFNGFQPVFPSNTLTTGSTWGGNPFKQMGAVTTSANPNNPFL from the exons ATGGCGACATTCACACCAGAGGAAATAGACACTATTAGGAACAAAGGAAACGACCACTGCCGGAACGTGTGGTTGGGCCTGTATGAAGGGACTCCACGGGTCTTCTCGGACGAGCAGCAAGTTAGGGATTTCATGTTGGAGAAATACGAGAAGAAAAG GTACTATATCGAGGTAACCATGACAAAACCCGAGGTGCCAGACACCAGGCCTTGGACGACGCCTTCTGTGAATGGTACCAGCAAATTACCCATCAATGGAACCAAGAATGGATTGAACAAAAACCTCTCCAACACGATTGGCACCAACGGAATGACGAGAAGTCGGCCGGAAGTGAAGAACCTTAACCATCAAAACGGccttaacaataatttaggGAATAGTTTCGCTGTAGATTTCGATAATGCTGATATATTTAG TAATACATCTTCCCCGTCCAGCACAGGGTCCCAAAACGGGTTCGCGGATTTCGAACACAATCAAGTGTACAACGCTAATAGTAGTAGTTCGACAAATAATG CCAACGAGGGGGAGTTTAGCATATTCGACCTGCACTTTTCCAGTCTCGGTCCGACCCTGAACCAGGTGCCCCTATTCCCCAAGTGCACCCCATCGAATCGATGGA GCATGCCTCCTCAATCAAACTTGAATGCTTGGGCGACCCAGCAAATGCCTGTTAATCTGCAAAACGGCACCCCCGGAGGAGCTACTTTGGCCAACTCAACTCCACCTGCTGCTCAAGACAAATACGCAGCCCTTAAGGATCTAGACAATGAAATGAAGCAGCAACAGCACCAG gaTATGTGGTCCACTTCAAACACCGGATCAACAGGGTCTTTGTACAGTTCATCTACCCCTAATACTGGGTCGTTGTATGGATCTCCCTCTCCTCAAGGGTCAATTTTCGGGTCACCTAGTCAAG GCCAATTTATGACTGCATTTTCAAACCTTCAAGATTCGCAAATGCCGAATCCTTTCGGCAATAGCAACTCGGCGTCGTCATGGACCAACAATGGCTTTACATCCAACGGGTTTCCAGGAGCTTGTAATGggtttaataacaatttaaatggGATGAATGGAACCAACGGCGGGGGTTCCCAAACGGGCTACGCGAATCCTTTCAGGGAGCAGTTGAATAAGGCCAATGGGTTATTCAATGGGTTCCAGCCTGTGTTTCCCAGCAACACGCTGACGACTGGTAGCACTTGGGGTGGAAATCCCtttaag cAAATGGGCGCTGTGACCACATCTGCGAACCCCAACAATCCGTTTTTATGA
- the LOC136420089 gene encoding P2R1A-PPP2R2A-interacting phosphatase regulator 1 isoform X2, translating to MSSSNSAMDVDGAPGSAPGPLKRCSSAPMINEASSSTMSAVNSSSSTPCHASFTNLFGFANPTRNRRHSASFSQMPGSPVSGLRRIHQLRQEEHEVTSNSRELAHEKEIHNAMQISQSWEDISLMNESPSDSKANRMGPIHVTLPPASFICNSPSPTRGYGFQSPTRRSFTRRSESPVSLLRPSPLGGAKRKLDERDVDFSVSPRPKRAYSYSMSDTRGLLSTTTNSLPGSLSSAGTPESLSSADSPGSGFAFRGVDSPSPTLQGSNQGEPMMVGKGDHDMAESPS from the exons ATGTCGTCCTCTAATTCTGCAATGGATGTTGATGGAGCCCCCGGAAGCGCCCCTGGCCCCTTGAAACGTTGCTCTAGTGCCCCTATGATAAATGAGGCTTCCAGCTCCACAATGAGTGCAGTTAATTCAAGCAGTTCCACTCCCTG TCATGCCtcatttacaaatttatttggatTTGCTAACCCCACTAGAAATAGGCGCCATAGTGCCAGTTTCAGTCAAATGCCAGGATCACCA GTGTCTGGTTTACGCCGAATTCATCAACTGCGGCAAGAAGAGCACGAAGTAACCTCGAATTCCCGGGAACTGGCCCATGAAAAGGAAATTCACAATGCCATGCAGATCTCACAATCTTGGGAGGATATCTCTCTAATGAACGAATCTCCCAGCGACTCCAAAGCCAATAGAATGGGACCGATTCACGTCACTTTACCTCCTGCTAGTTTTATATGCAATTCTCCATCTCCTACCag AGGTTATGGGTTTCAAAGCCCTACTAGAAGGTCTTTTACACGCAGAAGTGAAAGTCCAGTTTCTCTACTGCGTCCCAGTCCTCTAGGTGGTGCTAAACGAAAACTTGACGAACGCGATGTGGACTTTTCTGTCAGTCCTAGACCTAAAAGAGCTTACAGTTACTCAATGAGCGACACTAGAGGATTACTATCTACCACCACAAACTCCTTGCCAG GTTCTCTAAGTTCCGCGGGCACTCCGGAAAGTCTTTCTAGTGCCGATTCTCCAGGTTCGGGGTTCGCCTTTCGGGGGGTCGATAGTCCTTCTCCGACGTTACAGGGGAGCAACCAGGGGGAGCCCATGATGGTGGGCAAAGGAGATCACGATATGGCAGAGAGTCCCagttaa
- the LOC136419919 gene encoding zinc finger protein 436-like isoform X1 gives MSQDFNKICRTCLLETTESKSLFIAQYINDEPVKLSDILSACASIQVSQSDHLPKQVCFECEQSILNTFTFQQQCQKSDSLLRAIELQVSSEEQLTLENNVAEPFNEDILNVLHNDDSNVNFEPHESDVIGPNDGRLCENDAGGDIQALNENQELKQRSTVDETLQPLFACEIKECFACFTSLIDLKRHKRTHFTKPNYCYLCHKTFSSSSTLSRHNASKHQPSKKIRTCNECGKSFARSDDLKRHIRVHTGEKPFSCEKCGKAFAQSFRLLEHMRSHSDVKNFICAVCGKGFARYTSLLAHNKTHNRHKSHECMKCGKMLCGAGSLAMHLKIHSGQKDYQCNFCNKTFTSSSNLVVHKRIHSGEKPYSCQTCGKSFPDNSRLSVHTRIHSGVKPYICTYCTRGCVTSTQLKRHMLTHTGDKPYNCEVCSKSFKRGEELKNHIKTHNGEKSHVCLICDKAFFQKSSLKNHVMRIHTAEKPYSCNCCNESFSESSQYLIHKKANNCHLKGQSEPEINEQIL, from the exons atgtctcaggattttaataaaatatgtagaaCATGCTTACTAGAAACTACTGAGTCCAAATCCCTGTTTATAGCCCAATATATCAATGACGAACCCGTAAAACTATCAGACATCCTTTCAGCTTGTGCATCCATCCag gTATCACAAAGCGACCATCTTCCCAAACAAGTCTGTTTCGAATGTGAACAGAGCATCCTCAACACCTTCACTTTCCAACAACAATGCCAGAAATCTGACTCTCTTTTACGTGCTATTGAACTACAAGTCTCTTCTGAGGAGCAACTCACACTTGAAAATAATGTTGCTGAGCCATTTaatgaagatattttaaatgtgctTCATAATGACGATAGTAATGTCAATTTTGAGCCACATGAAAGTGATGTGATTGGGCCTAATGATGGTcgtttatgtgaaaatgatgCTGGAGGAGATATTCAAGCATTAAATGAGAATCAGGAATTGAAACAAAGGAGCACAGTAGATGAGACTTTACAGCCATTGTTTGCCTGTGAAATTAAAGAGTGTTTTGCTTGCTTCACTAGCTTGATTGATTTAAAA CGCCACAAAAGAACTCATTTTACAAAACCAAACTATTGTTATCTTTGCCATAAAACCTTCTCTAGTTCCAGCACTTTATCTAGACATAATGCCAGCAAGCACCAACCTTCCAAGAAAATTCGTACATGCAACGAATGTGGGAAATCTTTTGCTAGGTCAGATGATTTAAAGAGACACATTCGAGTGCACACTGGGGAAAAACCATTCAGTTGTGagaaatgtggaaaagcaTTTGCACAGTCATTTAG GCTCTTGGAGCACATGCGATCTCACTCAGATGTTAAAAACTTCATTTGTGCTGTGTGTGGTAAAGGTTTTGCTCGATACACCAGTCTTCTTGCACATAATAAAACACACAACAGACATAAGTCACATGAGTGCatgaaatgtggaaaaat GTTATGTGGAGCTGGTTCTCTAGCAAtgcatttgaaaattcatagtGGGCAAAAGGATTATCAgtgcaatttttgtaataaaaccTTTACCTCCTCAAGTAATTTAGTTGTCCATAAGAGGATTCATTCTG GAGAGAAGCCCTACTCATGTCAAACATGTGGAAAGTCATTTCCTGATAATTCCAGATTAAGTGTGCACACACGTATACATag tgGTGTCAAACCATATATCTGTACTTACTGCACAAGAGGCTGTGTAACTTCAACTCAGTTAAAACGCCATATGCTCACACATACTGGCGACAAGCCCTATAATTGTGAGGTTTGTTCCAAGAGTTTTAAAAGGGGCGAGGAATTAAAGAATCATATTAAAACTCATAATG GAGAGAAAAGCCATGTTTGTCTGATTTGTGACAAGGCATTCTTCCAAAAAAGCAGCCTAAAGAACCATGTTATGAGGATTCATACAG ctGAAAAGCCTTATTCCTGCAATTGCTGCAACGAATCTTTCTCGGAGTCTAGTCAGTATTTAATACACAAAAAAGCGAATAACTGCCACTTGAAAGGGCAATCTGAACCCGAAATAAATGAGCAAATATTGTAA
- the LOC136419626 gene encoding arf-GAP domain and FG repeat-containing protein 1-like isoform X1, with the protein MASSRKKQDELNLKTLRELVALPQNKFCFDCGQRGPTYVNITVGSFVCTKCSGILRGITPPHRVKSISMATFTPEEIDTIRNKGNDHCRNVWLGLYEGTPRVFSDEQQVRDFMLEKYEKKRYYIEVTMTKPEVPDTRPWTTPSVNGTSKLPINGTKNGLNKNLSNTIGTNGMTRSRPEVKNLNHQNGLNNNLGNSFAVDFDNADIFSNTSSPSSTGSQNGFADFEHNQVYNANSSSSTNNANEGEFSIFDLHFSSLGPTLNQVPLFPKCTPSNRWSMPPQSNLNAWATQQMPVNLQNGTPGGATLANSTPPAAQDKYAALKDLDNEMKQQQHQDMWSTSNTGSTGSLYSSSTPNTGSLYGSPSPQGSIFGSPSQGQFMTAFSNLQDSQMPNPFGNSNSASSWTNNGFTSNGFPGACNGFNNNLNGMNGTNGGGSQTGYANPFREQLNKANGLFNGFQPVFPSNTLTTGSTWGGNPFKQMGAVTTSANPNNPFL; encoded by the exons ATGGCTTCATCCCGTAAAAAACAGGACGAACTCAACTTAAAAACTCTGAGGGAACTGGTAGCCCTGCCCCAAAACAAGTTCTGCTTCGATTGCGGTCAGAGGGGCCCTACGTACGTGAACATCACAGTGGGGTCTTTTGTGTGCACCAAGTGTTCTGGGATTTT ACGCGGCATTACTCCTCCCCACAGAGTGAAATCCATATCCATGGCGACATTCACACCAGAGGAAATAGACACTATTAGGAACAAAGGAAACGACCACTGCCGGAACGTGTGGTTGGGCCTGTATGAAGGGACTCCACGGGTCTTCTCGGACGAGCAGCAAGTTAGGGATTTCATGTTGGAGAAATACGAGAAGAAAAG GTACTATATCGAGGTAACCATGACAAAACCCGAGGTGCCAGACACCAGGCCTTGGACGACGCCTTCTGTGAATGGTACCAGCAAATTACCCATCAATGGAACCAAGAATGGATTGAACAAAAACCTCTCCAACACGATTGGCACCAACGGAATGACGAGAAGTCGGCCGGAAGTGAAGAACCTTAACCATCAAAACGGccttaacaataatttaggGAATAGTTTCGCTGTAGATTTCGATAATGCTGATATATTTAG TAATACATCTTCCCCGTCCAGCACAGGGTCCCAAAACGGGTTCGCGGATTTCGAACACAATCAAGTGTACAACGCTAATAGTAGTAGTTCGACAAATAATG CCAACGAGGGGGAGTTTAGCATATTCGACCTGCACTTTTCCAGTCTCGGTCCGACCCTGAACCAGGTGCCCCTATTCCCCAAGTGCACCCCATCGAATCGATGGA GCATGCCTCCTCAATCAAACTTGAATGCTTGGGCGACCCAGCAAATGCCTGTTAATCTGCAAAACGGCACCCCCGGAGGAGCTACTTTGGCCAACTCAACTCCACCTGCTGCTCAAGACAAATACGCAGCCCTTAAGGATCTAGACAATGAAATGAAGCAGCAACAGCACCAG gaTATGTGGTCCACTTCAAACACCGGATCAACAGGGTCTTTGTACAGTTCATCTACCCCTAATACTGGGTCGTTGTATGGATCTCCCTCTCCTCAAGGGTCAATTTTCGGGTCACCTAGTCAAG GCCAATTTATGACTGCATTTTCAAACCTTCAAGATTCGCAAATGCCGAATCCTTTCGGCAATAGCAACTCGGCGTCGTCATGGACCAACAATGGCTTTACATCCAACGGGTTTCCAGGAGCTTGTAATGggtttaataacaatttaaatggGATGAATGGAACCAACGGCGGGGGTTCCCAAACGGGCTACGCGAATCCTTTCAGGGAGCAGTTGAATAAGGCCAATGGGTTATTCAATGGGTTCCAGCCTGTGTTTCCCAGCAACACGCTGACGACTGGTAGCACTTGGGGTGGAAATCCCtttaag cAAATGGGCGCTGTGACCACATCTGCGAACCCCAACAATCCGTTTTTATGA